Proteins encoded in a region of the Zea mays cultivar B73 chromosome 2, Zm-B73-REFERENCE-NAM-5.0, whole genome shotgun sequence genome:
- the LOC103648073 gene encoding uncharacterized protein — protein MSSSAAETPREHVESIRRKRYYIGRGEQNPLAEDLHQATNYLSQELYSKDVHFLMELVQNAEDNEYPSEVAPSLEFLITSKDITGCGASSTLLIFNNERGFSATNIESICRVGKSTKKGNRHRGYIGEKGIGFKSVFLISSQPHIFSNGYQIKFNEKPCAECNIGYIVPEWVESTPSLSDIETLYGCSKVLPTTTIILPLKSEKIDAVKTQLSSMHPEMLLFLTKITKLSVRENSDLNHTTVSEISITSEKNYQARKNMHAESYTLHLSAEETGKEEAECGYYMWRQKFPVKPENRVDKRAEIDEWVITLAFPHGQRLTRGKQLLPSIYAFLPTEMVTSFPFIIQADFLLASSREAILFDSPWNKGILECVPKAFMDAFVTLVKSDAPSMSRPSMFNFLPVDSSQIPLLEPVRSGIKDKVLAEDIVPCESYASQKIFCKPSEVARLKPTFWTILAKAWGLGVDLKNLSTHGTYILSSHFDKSIYDSVLNFLDVKNVNHEWYAKCIEGSNLVKEVDEQLYLEILYFVAVNWQNFSGTNMMSIPLLKYVDRGGVLSFWSISRASQCNDRLCIASENKYISWLISWNREFLSSNRFFLPPSTQTALEGCSEKMKSWLQKHARVEVVSIYSYGSVVVNSLGSDQRAVIAFAHFLYHSFKKDHIGDYYLSELCSSMPVIDSYGYVVKERNSIIVPAKGSKWVGLMGTNPWRDHGYIELSAEYKSAGHFAGNYTSEDQLLEFLKTNLQASDVPFILPPDARFSTVSSSLTVDNVFLLLEWIKNLRSRGVRLPDLFLTCVKEGNWLKTSAGYKSPNISFLSSSNWGSLLQTAPSCVDIPMVDQEYYQNRLHMYKEELKAIGVRFEFQEASAYIGTRLMSIAAGNSLTRENVYTLLRLIRFLREKFLSPSDLIESVKEGRWMKSTLGYRRPADCIIYDSDWEVASCISNQPFLDVSFYGAAILEYKVELELLGVIVGFKDNYQLVIDNFKFSSCDITSQATVLILKCIRYVASCDDFIRKLKDLKWLKTIVGFHAPNMSFLVDPEWECLLKVFNGVPIIDYGFYGSVISSYKEELRKTGLITRFEEASKAITEIFKQRVLNSSLKKADVLALLGSYRQLAMHSPLPVELFNSMRTEKWLYTSLGFRSPSDAILFDDAWVSLSPIANLPFIDDGDSCHGLGMEIHGYKDELKKLGVTVDLKEGARFVITGISIPNDPSKLSKATILSLLGCIKSYFTFAAGPLKGFKENMCKKKLLKTSMGYQCPNDCILFDPKQSSVCMEDGPFIDESFYGSEIASFKDALTRIGVTVDIKLGKDLVARHLRSHNKTVTISRIYLYLMTSKWVPASKNSNWIWIPNEMDGGEWVASGSCVLHDRNNLFGLQFHVLDKYYDKKLHDFFLYTLDVRDGPGSEDYCKLWARWEKSVKEIAVSDCSAFWKFIATNWSQNTQKLLSGCAKVPVCTDGKIILTKKEDVFIPDDLLLTDLFSKLTQHSFFIWYPASILPSMSRARLNHIYDTIGVQRISKAATRNDSFTIDGRHFRTIDPSKVVKAGLLQIVLSFLADPALDIAAEERHRMVSCLLNVTVQESDEPITLGYSVRLSSGEVVDVKSSRMVRWEREDSKLYVQSGDGEPSYKEKIEFATYFAEEISQGLLFEMEDQIPSLAELIKFGSLLDFQDAAVGFLLKSKNLQMFPEDEHFLKSSMLDGNNNR, from the exons ATGTCGTCGTCGGCGGCGGAGACGCCGCGGGAGCACGTGGAGAGTATCCGGCGGAAGCGCTACTACATCGGCCGCGGCGAGCAAAACCCGCTGGCGGAGGACTTGCACCAGGCCACGAACTACCTCTCGCAGGAGCTCTACTCCAAGGACGTGCACTTCCTCATGGAGCTCGTGCAG AATGCTGAAGATAACGAATACCCTTCTGAAGTAGCACCTTCTTTGGAGTTTCTGATTACATCAAAGGATATTACTGGATGTGGTGCATCCTCAACTTTGCTCATTTTCAATAATGAGAGGGGATTCTCTGCAACCAATATCGAGTCAATTTGTAGAGTCGGAAAATCAACAAAGAAGGGAAACAGGCATCGGGGTTACATCGGAGAGAAAG GTATTGGGTTCAAAAGTGTGTTCTTGATATCAAGCCAGCCCCACATATTCAGCAATGGCTATCAGATCAAGTTCAATGAGAAACCCTGTGCAGAATGCAATATTGGGTACATTGTACCTGAATGGGTGGAATCCACACCTAGCCTTTCTGACATCGAAACATTGTACGGGTGCTCGAAAGTCCTGCCTACAACCACCATCATCTTACCATTGAAGAGCGAGAAGATTGATGCGGTGAAGACGCAGCTGTCAAGCATGCATCCTGAAATGCTATTGTTCCTGACAAAGATCACGAAACTTTCTGTCCGGGAGAACTCTGATCTCAACCATACAACTGTTAGTGAGATCTCGATAACTAGTGAGAAGAACTACCAAGCCAGGAAGAACATGCATGCGGAGTCGTACACACTCCACTTATCTGCTGAAGAGACCGGGAAAGAAGAAGCAGAATGCGGTTACTATATGTGGAGGCAGAAATTCCCAGTCAAGCCAGAGAACAGAGTCGATAAGCGTGCTGAAATTGACGAATGGGTGATAACTCTGGCCTTCCCACATGGCCAGCGTCTGACTCGTGGGAAGCAGCTATTACCTAGCATCTATGCTTTCCTCCCAACTGAGATGGTAACAAGCTTCCCGTTCATCATTCAGGCTGACTTCCTCCTTGCTTCGTCAAGGGAGGCTATACTGTTTGACAGTCCGTGGAACAAGGGGATTCTAGAGTGTGTCCCAAAGGCTTTCATGGATGCTTTTGTGACACTTGTAAAGTCTGATGCACCATCAATGTCTCGGCCATCTATGTTCAACTTTCTACCTGTCGACTCCTCACAGATCCCACTGCTTGAACCAGTTAGGTCTGGcatcaaagacaaggtccttgcaGAGGATATAGTTCCGTGTGAATCTTACGCTTCACAGAAGATATTCTGCAAGCCCAGTGAAGTTGCACGGCTCAAGCCAACATTTTGGACTATCCTTGCCAAAGCATGGGGGCTAGGAGTGGATCTGAAGAATCTGTCAACCCATGGAACTTATATTCTTAGCTCACATTTTGACAAAAGTATCTATGACAGTGTGCTAAACTTTCTGGATGTGAAAAATGTGAACCATGAATGGTATGCAAAATGCATTGAAGGCTCAAATCTTGTCAAGGAGGTAGATGAACAACTTTACCTGGAAATTTTATATTTTGTTGCAGTCAATTGGCAAAACTTTTCTGGTACAAACATGATGTCCATTCCCCTGCTGAAGTATGTTGATAGGGGTGGTGTTCTCTCGTTCTGGAGCATATCCAGAGCTAGTCAGTGTAATGATAGGTTGTGCATTGCGTCTGAAAACAAGTACATATCATGGCTAATCAGCTGGAATAGGGAGTTCCTATCTTCTAACCGGTTCTTTCTGCCTCCTAGCACACAAACAGCTCTAGAAGGTTGCTCGGAGAAGATGAAGAGCTGGCTTCAGAAACATGCAAGAGTTGAGGTTGTCTCTATTTATAGTTATGGATCAGTTGTTGTTAATTCCTTGGGTTCTGATCAAAGAGCTGTCATTGCCTTCGCACACTTTCTTTATCACTCTTTCAAGAAGGATCACATCGGGGACTACTACTTGTCAGAACTCTGCAGCAGCATGCCAGTAATTGATAGCTATGGCTATGTTGTCAAGGAAAGAAATAGCATTATAGTTCCTGCCAAGGGAAGCAAATGGGTTGGTTTGATGGGAACAAACCCATGGAGGGATCACGGCTACATTGAGTTGTCAGCAGAATACAAGTCAGCAGGACATTTTGCTGGAAACTATACTTCTGAAGACCAGCTATTGGAATTCCTCAAGACAAATTTGCAGGCTTCGGATGTGCCATTCATACTCCCACCAGATGCCAGATTCTCTACTGTGTCATCATCTCTAACTGTGGACAATGTATTCTTGCTGCTGGAATGGATAAAGAATTTGAGGTCACGTGGTGTAAGATTACCAGACCTGTTCTTGACTTGTGTCAAGGAAGGGAATTGGCTCAAGACGTCGGCTGGGTACAAGTCGCCTAATATATCATTTCTGTCCAGCTCCAATTGGGGGAGTCTTCTGCAAACAGCACCTTCCTGTGTTGATATACCAATGGTTGATCAAGAGTACTACCAAAACAGGCTACATATGTACAAAGAGGAACTCAAGGCAATTGGTGTGAGATTTGAATTCCAGGAAGCTTCAGCTTATATCGGAACTCGTCTCATGTCTATTGCTGCTGGCAATTCGCTGACAAGAGAGAATGTGTACACACTGCTTCGGCTTATTCGGTTTCTACGAGAGAAGTTTCTATCTCCGAGTGATCTGATCGAAAGTGTAAAAGAGGGACGATGGATGAAGAGTACTCTTGGCTACAGGCGTCCTGCTGATTGTATCATCTACGATTCAGATTGGGAAGTGGCATCATGTATCAGTAACCAACCATTCCTTGATGTATCATTCTACGGTGCAGCCATCCTCGAATATAAAGTCGAGCTGGAATTACTTGGTGTCATTGTGGGGTTCAAAGACAATTACCAACTTGTTATTGACAACTTCAAGTTTAGTTCTTGTGATATTACCTCTCAAGCTACTGTTTTAATCCTCAAGTGCATCCGTTATGTGGCTTCATGTGATGATTTTATAAGGAAgctcaaagatttgaaatggttgAAGACAATTGTGGGATTTCATGCTCCTAACATGTCTTTTCTTGTGGATCCTGAATGGGAGTGCCTTCTTAAGGTCTTTAATGGAGTTCCTATTATTGACTATGGATTTTATGGTAGTGTGATCAGTTCATACAAAGAAGAATTGAGGAAGACTGGGTTGATCACAAGGTTCGAAGAGGCATCAAAAGCTATAACAGAAATTTTCAAGCAGAGGGTGTTGAATTCATCGCTTAAAAAAGCTGATGTCCTGGCTCTACTAGGATCGTATCGTCAACTGGCAATGCACAGTCCACTTCCAGTTGAGCTGTTCAATTCTATGCGTACTGAAAAGTGGCTGTACACTTCACTGGGATTCCGATCTCCATCAGATGCAATTCTATTTGATGATGCATGGGTATCTTTGTCTCCAATAGCAAATTTACCATTCATAGATGATGGTGACTCTTGCCATGGTTTAGGAATGGAGATACATGGCTACAAAGATGAACTGAAGAAGTTGGGTGTTACTGTTGATTTAAAAGAAGGTGCTAGATTCGTCATCACAGGCATCAGCATTCCCAATGACCCTTCCAAGTTGTCCAAAGCTACAATCTTGTCACTGCTTGGTTGCATCAAGAGCTACTTCACCTTTGCAGCTGGACCTCTTAAGGGCTTCAAGGAAAATATGTGCAAGAAGAAGTTGTTGAAGACATCCATGGGATATCAGTGTCCTAATGATTGTATCCTCTTTGATCCAAAGCAGTCTTCTGTCTGCATGGAAGATGGCCCTTTCATAGATGAATCATTCTATGGTTCAGAGATAGCCTCATTCAAAGATGCTCTTACAAGAATCGGAGTAACCGTGGATATCAAACTTGGAAAAGATCTTGTTGCTCGGCATCTGAGGAGCCACAATAAAACAGTTACCATTTCCCGGATCTACTTATACCTGATGACGAGCAAATGGGTGCCTGCAAGTAAAAATAGCAATTGGATTTGGATACCAAACGAAATGGATGGTGGAGAATGGGTGGCCTCAGGAAGCTGTGTTCTTCATGACCGGAACAATCTTTTTGGCCTGCAGTTTCATGTCCTGGACAAATATTATGACAAAAAGCTGCATGACTTCTTTTTGTACACTCTTGACGTGAGGGACGGACCTGGTTCTGAAGATTACTGCAAGCTATGGGCCAGATGGGAGAAATCCGTCAAGGAGATAGCTGTGTCTGATTGCTCTGCTTTTTGGAAATTCATCGCGACAAACTGGAGCCAAAACACCCAGAAACTTCTTTCTGGCTGTGCCAAAGTTCCTGTATGTACTGACGGAAAGATCATTTTGACAAAGAAGGAGGACGTGTTCATTCCTGACGATCTACTACTCACGGACCTGTTCAGCAAGCTAACCCAGCATTCATTTTTCATCTGGTATCCTGCTTCTATCCTCCCTTCCATGTCTCGAGCTAGACTTAACCACATCTATGACACCATCGGTGTCCAAAGAATCTCCAAAGCAGCCACCAGGAACGATTCCTTCACCATCGACGGACGTCATTTCAGAACGATTGATCCAAGTAAGGTGGTCAAGGCTGGTCTGCTCCAAATAGTGCTCTCATTCCTCGCTGACCCCGCTCTCGACATTGCTGCCGAAGAGAGGCACCGGATGGTTTCCTGCCTTCTGAATGTGACTGTCCAAGAGAGTGACGAGCCAATCACACTGGGGTATAGTGTAAGGCTGTCATCCGGAGAGGTTGTGGATGTGAAGTCCAGCCGAATGGTCAGGTGGGAGAGGGAGGATTCTAAGCTGTACGTGCAGAGTGGCGACGGCGAGCCCAGCTACAAAGAGAAGATCGAGTTCGCGACATACTTCGCAGAGGAGA